The following are encoded in a window of Catharus ustulatus isolate bCatUst1 chromosome 12, bCatUst1.pri.v2, whole genome shotgun sequence genomic DNA:
- the TNFAIP8L3 gene encoding tumor necrosis factor alpha-induced protein 8-like protein 3 isoform X2, which translates to MATKTMANMLIDDTSSEIFDELYKVTKEHTRNKKEAHKIMKDLIKVAIKIGILYRNNQFNQEELEIVDKFRKKLNQTAMTIVSFYEVEYTFDRNVLAELLNECKELVHELVGRHLTARSHGRINHVFNHFADVEFLSALYSLDGDCRPYLKKICNGINKLLDEKVL; encoded by the coding sequence ATGGCAACCAAAACCATGGCTAACATGCTAATCGATGACACAAGCAGTGAAATCTTCGACGAGCTGTACAAAGTAACAAAGGAGCACACCAGAAACAAAAAGGAGGCCCATAAAATCATGAAAGACCTGATCAAAGTGGCAATAAAAATCGGGATCCTCTATCGAAATAATCAGTTCAACCAGGAAGAGCTGGAGATCGTAGACAAGTTCAGGAAGAAGCTGAACCAAACTGCCATGACAATAGTCAGCTTCTACGAGGTGGAATACACTTTTGACAGGAATGTGCTGGCAGAACTGCTGAATGAGTGCAAAGAGCTGGTGCATGAACTCGTGGGGCGGCACCTGACAGCGCGGTCCCACGGGCGCATCAACCACGTCTTCAACCACTTTGCAGATGTGGAGTTCCTGTCTGCCCTGTACAGCCTGGACGGCGACTGTCGGCCGTACCTCAAAAAGATCTGCAACGGCATCAACAAACTGCTGGATGAGAAGGTTCTTTGA